The Leptospiraceae bacterium genome includes the window ATGATGATTTCTTTTATAATTAAAATAATTTTTTCTAATTTACTCCTATTCCCCTTACTCGGATTGATTTTTTTTAATTTTATTGAGCCAAACTCTATCGCTTTGTTTAGAGTTTGTTCAGTAATCGTCGTTTTTATTTTTAACTTATTTTTAATATTTCTTTTCAAGGATAAATTTACAAATCAAAACGACTTCAAAAATTTTAAATTTTTTCTGATAGTTTTTTTAATTTCAAGTGTATTCTTCTTCTTTAGAGTTTTAGTAATCGAGCCTTGCGGTGGTTGGGATGCATGGGCAATGTGGAATGCAAAAGCAAAAGATTTTACGAATTTATTTTTAAATGAGAAGCCATACAAAATGTTTAAAGAAACATGGGCTCACCCGGGCTACCCCACACTTATCCCTTTACAAATTGCATTTCTTTCTGTCAATATTGGCTTTTTTACTGAGTATGTATCCTATTTTCTGAACTATACATATCTAATTTTATTTTTCTTGATGATGATGGACATTTATTCTTCTTCTAAAAATAAAAATGGAGTAGTGAATTATATTTTTGTAATTCCTTTTTCTTTAATATTTCTAATTCACCAATCTTCTGATTTATATGCGGACTATTTTCTGTCAATTCTTTATACTTTTATTTTTTATTTGTATTTTAAGAACAAAGAAAATTTGAACTCGCTGAATTTAACCATAATATTTTTTTTAAGTAGTTGTTTATTTTTAATTAAGAACGAAGGAGCTTTTTTATTTTTATCTATTTTATTTTTTTTACTTCTTAACCATAAAATAAACTTCTTAAAATTCAGCTTTCCTGCTTTAATAGGTATTATTCTGCCATTAAGTTTATTTTTATATTATAAAATAAATTCCCCTGAATTCAACCCAGTCCCGATTACAATTGACCATCTCAAAAACTCTCTTACTGATTTTCAAAGATATAAAAATGTATTATTTGCCTTAATTTTTTTTCACGGTGTTGTAATGTATTTCACAATAACAATTCTAATATATCATTTTAGAAAAATGAAAATTCACTTCTTAAACTATCTTTTTCCATTACTAATCGTACATATTATTTATAATGGAATTTTCCTTGTTACGTCCTCCGACTAAATGTGGCACATTCAAACTGCCTACATTAGATTGAATTTGCATTTAGTCCCCGCATTTTTTTTAATTTCACTTTATCTTGCCGGAGAAAACGAATTAACCGATTAGGAAGCCCGCCAGAATGCCCATCACCATCTCTATGAAGTGACGCTATAGAGACTGCCAATAATTGATTTTTATATATCCCGTATTTTGCAAAGTTTTTTCTTAATTTTGCACACAGTGTGCAAAATTTGAATCTCAAATTTTTATTTTAGAATAAATACGTTAGGCGACAACGTGTTACTTTTTCAATAAATTATAAGGACTTATCTCAAATCAATGTCTTTTTCTTAAAATATAAAAAAAATTTCTAAAAACTGGTAATTTTTATAAAAAAAACCAATCTTTTTTCCCTTATATATAGTGCACCTGCAAAAAATATTTCCTAGCGTACACATTCAAATAGACTATTTTCACCTAAATAATTATTGATCCGTTTTTCACTCAATTGTATATATTCACTATTTACGTCATAACCTATATAGTGACGATGATTTTTAATCGAAGACAAACAAGTCGTTCCACTGCCGCAAAATGGATCTAAAACAATGTCATCCTTATAGGAATACAATTGAATTAGTCTATTAGGAAGTTCTTCAGGAAATGGTGCCGGGTGCCCAATACTTTTAGCCGACACAGACGGGAAAGTCCAAACGCTTTTAGTCCACTCTAAAAATTCTTTGTCGTTAATTGTGTTTATCTTTTTTATTTTTTTGTCATTAATTCTTGAGTAAGACCCCTTACAAAAAATAAGAATATATTCATGCACGTCTCGTAAACATGGATTACTTGCAGACATCCAACTCCCCCAAGCTGTTGAGGTGCCAGCACTACTTGCCTTATTCCATATAATTTCTCCTCTCATTAAGTATCCAATTTCTAACATATCGCTAATAAGGTACGAATGAAGTGGGATATATGGCTTTCTACCTATATTTGCAATATTGATACAAGCTCTACCACCTATCACTAGTTTTTTATACGTTTCAAAAAAAACATTTTTTAATAAATTTCTATATTCATCCAAAGATAAATCATCGTCGTATTCTTTTTGAACATTGTAGGGAGGAGAGGTTACCATTAAGTGAACACTATTGTTTGGTAATTCGTCCATATTCTCACTAGATTTACAAAATATCTTGTTTAAAGCTTGTTCAGAAATTGTATTCTCTAAATAATCAAGATTTTTCTTATCATCTATTTTATTTTTGTATAACTTACTATTATAAAATTTTGATGAGTCGTGCCCAATTCTACCGGGTGCACCAAACGAACTTGTAATTGTTCTTTTTCTGACTACTTTTGCCATTTATTCATCCATCTTAAATAAATGTCGTAGTCGAGTTTTTCTTTTTCCCAATAGACAGTTATACACTTAGTATTTTGATGCTGCAATAATTCAATTAAAGCTTTTTTTGATAATTCAATTCCACGAGGGTTTGTTCCTTTTTTTGGAAGTTTCAAATACTGTTTGGCTCCCATTCTTTTCAATATTTCTTTTTGTACTCTTAATGGTATAAAATATAACCCCCCGGGATGATCTGTACTTTTTCTTTTCCACTTAATCAAAGCTAGTATTAAGTCGCAGGTAGGTTGGTAATTATCCAAATACTCTTTTGCTTTTTTTGAGTCAACAGTCCATAAAACCTTGATTCCAGTTAAACCAGTTATTGTTTTTATAGATATTGGCTTTTTTAAAACTTTGACATCTATCTCACTTTCTGTAATTGGGATTTCTGTTTCAATTTCTTCTTTTCCATAAATAGTCATAAGTAATGAAATAATTATTCGCTCTCTAATAGAACCAACTTCCATTCCTACTCTTCCGGCTCTTGAAGACTCTAGCTCGGCAACTTGAAACATGACTGATAGTTTTTCTTTAACTTTCTGTATTATTTTTGGATCTTCAAAATACTCATCTATATATTTTAAACTCATACCTTATCCTTCAAGTGCTAAAATTTAAGTCAAATTAAAAATTGTATATTTCAATTCTCTTTTCCCCATTTTCTCCGCCTCACAAATATTCTACTCCAATCGCAGTTATATCGTCTTGCTTTTCTGTGCTACCTAAAAATTCATCTAAGCTATTTAAACTTTTTTTCAATATTTTTCCAATATTAAAATTTTTATTTTGTTCGACTACAGAAAGTAGAGAATTTTCTCCAAACTCTTACTTGTGCGCACAATTGAAAACGCCCTTGCGCATTAGAAATGCAACTGAACGAGTTTTTTCAAACACCTATTCCGGAAAATTCGGAATCGATATTGAGCGAATATTCTCCTGAATCAATTCTTGCTTCCAGGCGACTGCGAATGCCCGATAGAGTTCCGATCAACGTTTTGAATTGCAATGATTTTGAACGCACTCGCGCAACGATCTGCCCAAACTGTGTAGCAGAAAATGAGTTTCCAAAAATTGCCTTTGCTTCATTGGTCAGAACAATGCAATCAACCTGAGAACGTTTTTCCAAATGAAATTCATTTGCTTCTAATTCTTTGACAGCAAAGCTTTGCTTTTCTGCAGAGGTGTAATTTGCTTGAACCGAATTTGTGATTGAATCGATTTTTGAGCGAATTTTGGATTTCAGAATTTCCTTAACTTCCGACTCGCTGATAATTCCGAGTTGAAATTTTTCAGCGTCGGATAACTCAATAGGTCTTCCATCAGCATTCAGTGTAAGCATTCCGGATGCCTCTCTTTTAAACGGAAAAAATTCTCCAATATGACATTGCAAGCCAAGCTTATACGATTGAATCTGATATCGACTAAACTCAGATTCGTTTATCGTCTGAAATTTGATTCCTTGATTATTGTAACAATAGATAGTCTTCATGGATTAAACTCTCCCCCTGCGATATAAATATATGTTCCTAATTGATTTGAGCGTACTGATTTCCCGACTTGCGGAGTTCCATGAGCGCCATCATCGACGAAATCAGTTACTATAAACCCAGGGCCTGAATTTGGTTGATTTGTTCCGACAAAGTAAGAGAATGGTCCGCCGAGATTATCAGCTGCGCGATCTGCAAGAGAGACATTAAATCCTTGAAATTGAAACGGCAATAGAATTCCAGATTGGTATGCACTCGCAAGAGTCGTTTCCGGTTTTAGTTTTCGAATTTGCGCTGTCGTGCTTGCATTTGCGTCTGATGTCCGTATCCGGTGAGGATAAATTTTGATTGTTCCTGGTGCGCTTGTGTCGCTTGTCGAATCGTAATCTATTGTAATCGTTCGATTGATTGCATCAAAATCTATAATACGATAGTCGCTACCGCTAAACGAACAAACTAAATTCAGACTCGTCCAGTTTGCAGATAAAATCGAATCACCAAAATCAATAGAATCGTGATAGCGAACCATCCAATTCAATAGCTCGATAAGTGGATCGTTTACGTCTGTATTTTTTGAACCTGATGTATCAAGTTGAATGGTCGTCGGATTTCCGGGTGTGAATCCTGTATAGTCGATTGCGTCTGACGCACCGAAAAATAAAGTCTGACTCCGTAGTTCAGGAACAAGTGTAGCCCAGTTTGCCTGCAATAATGTCGCTGTTTTCGAATCGGCAGGATGAAGTCTCGATATGCAGAGATTTGGGAAACTTGCAGACGGAGGGCACAGCGATGGGTGCTTTGGGTAGTGGAAAAGTTCACCGACAAGCTTAACACTTCTTTTGACCTTGGTAATTTCGTTTGTTATTGATTGAATTTGTTCTGACTTTACTTCTCGAAAAACACGCAAATCATTCCCAAGAGTTATTGTTCCCGATGCAACACTAATTTCGCGGAGCGGAACATCTTTAGGATCTAGAGAACCTTGTCGTGCAAGAACCTCATAATCATTATCTAACCAGATAACAGGCCCATCTGAAGGGATGTTGTCTGGGCTCGTGAATTCGGTTTCGGAGAATTTATGACGAACAATAATTTTTGAAGATGCGTTATCCGGCACAGATATTCCGGATAAAACAGGCACTTCGATTCTTTTCCCGTCAGGATCATACGCAATTGTAATTTCCGGTAAATCGATCTTTGCGGATCCGGAGCCGATAGCAACAACCCCACCTTTATGGATTCCCGTTCCAAGGAGATCCTTGTCTCTTTTGATTAATTCCTGAGCTTTTTTTTCCTGCTCATTTTTCCAATCTTCAGGAAAAACCCTTTTACCGGTTTCTGGAAATTGAATTCCTGCAAGTGTTTCCATGCTTCACCTCTATTTTTTGTGAAGCAAATTTGTGCGTTAGTAGATGTAGAGTTCTCTTTTTTTATCGGCTCTACGCGAGTTAAATTTTCCGGTTAAGGTTCCGCCCATTACAAATGGCAGAAACTCACCTTTGTCTTCCCATATTTCAAAAACATTTCCACCTGTGTTCATTTTTTCAAGCGTTTTTATTAAAACATTCCGATCAAAATTATCCGGAAGAGATGGAATCATTAATCGATAACGGAAGAGAATGTATTTTCTCGTCATCATAGGAGAATTTACCATTCCTCCAATACGGAAATGTTCGATTCCTGCTTCAGAAGAACGATAAATTGAAAAATATTGTATCTCATTTGAATCAACATTTGCGAGAATTTGAATCGATTTTAATTTCGCCGAAACAGCAGGTACGGTTTTCCGGGAAATTTCTTTAAGAAGCAGTCGGGACTTGAATTGATCGTCACTTTCTCCTGGTAGTTTGGATAATTCCAGCTCAATTCCCCATTCTGCAAGTCCTTGGGAATCCGAGCTGTCGAGCCAGATTTGTCTGTACAACCAACTGATTTTTTCTGAGCGATTATTTAGTATGGATAAAATTGATTTCAGTCCACGATACCAAAGTGATGTGATCCCCTTGTCACGTATTGTATGCCTTTGATTTTTCCAAACCCAGTGATCGAATTTGAATAAGTAGCGGTCAGGCATATACTTCTCCAATGATTGCGTAACCTGATGCTGGTTCAGCTATTGAGCCGGCAGGTACATCCACATTTCCGGGAGGAACAAATTCAACTTCGATACAATTTGGAAGCGATAGATAAAGAGCCTTTAGATTTGCATCGATGAAATCCTGACCTTCAACAAGAGAGAGAAAATATCCTTCGCTAATTTCATCCAAAATACTTTGAGAAGGAATTTTATCGGAAGAACTGAACTTGACATGAACGATCTTGTCAACCTGAGTGGTGTTCAAGTTCTCCACGGACACATGAGCGACTCCTCCGGGATCATTTTCTTCAAGTAAAAAATGATCTTCGATTTCGGCAATTTGTACAGACGTTAATGATCCTGAAGCTCCCTGAACAAGAATTTTTACTTCTCCATTCGTACCAAGAGTTTTAGCGCTTTTAAAAATCGCTCTTTTTACATAGGTAAATTTTTCGGCTTCTGAAACATACCAGTCCGGAGTCCACATAGCAGATATTGAATCGTGAATTTTGATTCTCGACCTGACGAAAGAAATTGATTCCCTGAATTGTCCTGTCTGAACCGGATCAGGGTTTGGGTTTGTAATATAATCAATCCCATCGGGAGGCGAATCAATTAAAACGATTGAATCCTGCACTACATTTCCAACTGGTCCTGTCAGAAGACATTCAACGTCCGCTTCAATAGTAAATTTTCCATTGATATCTGCGGAGACATTGGCGGGCAAAATAAAAGAATCCAGAATACGAAAACGAATTCTGGTTTCTTCAGCGCCATCCGTTGAAACAACAAGACCTTGTGGAATTTCAATATCCTGAATTGGTTGAATTGAAGAGCCAATCCTGCAACGGATAACACTTGGTAGTTCTGGTTTCCATTTCATTCCTCGCCGAATCAAATGTTCCTGCAAATCTTCTTCCTCTGCTGTATGTGGATGAATCGCTTTTTGTATTGATACAAGATTAATATCTACGAAAAGATAGAGTGCGTTTCTGATTGCACGAATGAGAGTGGAGATTTTTGACAAAGGACTGAATGCAAAATTTTTGAATACGCTGGAGTTTTTGATTTCAGTCATCATCTCAGTTTCAATTTGGGTTTTGGTTACATTCAGATTCATAATTACCTCATGATATAATTTTTCAGGGTCTGACCAGACTTTAAACGGAAATTCAACGATAGCCGTTTTTCACTCGTTAGTTCAACATCAATTGAATCAGGATCAATCAGAGGATTGAGTGCGAGGATTCTCTCGGCATCGCGGACTCTGTATCTGTCATCCGATTCATCGGAATTGGTAGCGAGTCTTTGTTTGCTGTAAATTCCCGGGTAATCTATATCATCCGCTACTCCCAGTTCGAGAGATTCCATAACTTGATAAAGAACGCATTGCATGATATCCGGTTCTGTCGCCAGATCATTTGAACCTGAATCCAGGAATAAATCATATAACTCAGTTGGATCATTGGCTAAATCCATCAGGTTCCTCCTTTCGGCGGGCCGGAAACCGATGGACCAATTGGCGAGTCCGTATAATCTGTAAGGTGCGAACTAAGTCCGACAGACCCAGGTGTTCCTTCGAAAGCAGTAACTTCTTGTTTTGCCTTGACGTTTCCCGTAGTTTTAATGTCGCCTAACGTCTGCTCTATATTGCCATTTTTTATAGTAAACTTTTTTCCTTTGAGGTCAAGTTCGACTCCCAACGAATCAAATTTCCAGGTAATCGCCCCATTGTTATGGCTAACTAAGATTTCTGTCTGATTCATTTTCACCGAGTGGATTTTTGAGGCTTTAAACTCAATTTCATCGTATTCATCCACTTCAACTAACGTATATTTTTCGGGACTATTATCCCGCGAGATAATTACACATTTGGATCCTACAAGAGGCTTTCCTTTGAAAAACCATGTTACATCGTGCTTAACTTCGTTTCTTACTTTTACCTTGCATGAATTTTGAGATACCGACAAAATTGTTCCGGATAACGGGTAGTGCATCGGATGACCGATCTTCCACGCTTTGACAATTGCCGAGATAATGTCTCTTGCTTTTTCCATCAACTTCGAATCAACCTCCCTTCCTGTTTTTGAGGCGGAGATTCCGGTTTCTTTTTTGGCTCTTCATAAAAATATCCCGGAAAAATTTCTTGCCTGTATTTTGCATTTCCTCCATCGAAGTTTTTTATGATCTTATTCACAAAAGTTTTCGCGCTTCTTGACGTATCCTCCAAGTCTAGAATTTCTATTATCTGGGAATGTTGGACAGATGGAAACCCAAATGTAGTAAATTTTCCGTTAAACCCGGAACCGCATTGTTCCGCAAATAGTTCTTTTGCTCTCGAAGTTGCCTGCTTCTTATCCAACCCGTCGATCTCGTAATACTTTTTTTCTCCCTTGATTCCGAACTGCCCAGAGTATTGAGTTCCTGTTTTGGGATTTTCACCCCTGACGATAATTATGAAATCTTTTTTCAAGCGCGGGATCAAACTATCCTCAATGATATTGTATTTGAATTGAAAAACTGGAATATCTTTCGAAGATCCACTTTCTGTTCCTGACGCGGCTTTGGATTTTGTAACCTTTTTATCTTTCTCTTGAGTGAATGCATTTCGTTTTACAAAAGCTTTCTGAACGCACAATTTCCAGTCTCGGAAAAATACATCGAGTCCATATTTTGCGCTTAGTTCCCATAGTGCAAATCGACCGCTTTTGTTCGCGCAATTATTGATTGAAATCGTCTTTGGCGCTTCTGGGTCGATCTTTAGTGTAATATCTTTTTTGATTTTAGAATGAAGGCAATCCTGCAGAAATCCTGCTAGTGGGTGATTATTATAATTTCTCTTCATTGTTTGAAGCTGACAATAGTGCATAGGGTCTACGCATTTGATTTCAAACGGAATCGTTGGACTTACCTCCCTGACATATCCCGAAAATTCAGGGAAAAGTCCGTACTGTGTATAGCCGGCTTTCCAGGTCACTTTATCATCCGGC containing:
- a CDS encoding site-specific DNA-methyltransferase, producing the protein MAKVVRKRTITSSFGAPGRIGHDSSKFYNSKLYKNKIDDKKNLDYLENTISEQALNKIFCKSSENMDELPNNSVHLMVTSPPYNVQKEYDDDLSLDEYRNLLKNVFFETYKKLVIGGRACINIANIGRKPYIPLHSYLISDMLEIGYLMRGEIIWNKASSAGTSTAWGSWMSASNPCLRDVHEYILIFCKGSYSRINDKKIKKINTINDKEFLEWTKSVWTFPSVSAKSIGHPAPFPEELPNRLIQLYSYKDDIVLDPFCGSGTTCLSSIKNHRHYIGYDVNSEYIQLSEKRINNYLGENSLFECVR
- a CDS encoding ThaI family type II restriction endonuclease, with translation MSLKYIDEYFEDPKIIQKVKEKLSVMFQVAELESSRAGRVGMEVGSIRERIIISLLMTIYGKEEIETEIPITESEIDVKVLKKPISIKTITGLTGIKVLWTVDSKKAKEYLDNYQPTCDLILALIKWKRKSTDHPGGLYFIPLRVQKEILKRMGAKQYLKLPKKGTNPRGIELSKKALIELLQHQNTKCITVYWEKEKLDYDIYLRWMNKWQK
- a CDS encoding baseplate J/gp47 family protein, whose product is MNLNVTKTQIETEMMTEIKNSSVFKNFAFSPLSKISTLIRAIRNALYLFVDINLVSIQKAIHPHTAEEEDLQEHLIRRGMKWKPELPSVIRCRIGSSIQPIQDIEIPQGLVVSTDGAEETRIRFRILDSFILPANVSADINGKFTIEADVECLLTGPVGNVVQDSIVLIDSPPDGIDYITNPNPDPVQTGQFRESISFVRSRIKIHDSISAMWTPDWYVSEAEKFTYVKRAIFKSAKTLGTNGEVKILVQGASGSLTSVQIAEIEDHFLLEENDPGGVAHVSVENLNTTQVDKIVHVKFSSSDKIPSQSILDEISEGYFLSLVEGQDFIDANLKALYLSLPNCIEVEFVPPGNVDVPAGSIAEPASGYAIIGEVYA